A window of Flammeovirga kamogawensis genomic DNA:
TTGTCTCCATGAGCCATTTCATCAATCCATTTTATATTAATTTCTCTAGAAAACTGACGCATTTGTTTTCTCATAGACATGCGGTCATCGGCATCCATTTTATTATAAGGAGCGTCAGGTTTATCTGGTAAATCGTAAGTTAAATCTTTAATTTCCTTGGGATACACCAAAGAACTAATCCAGTCTTTATTAGTAATAAGTTCATCTGCATTCTTCTTGTCTATACCAAAACCTGCTCTGGAATAGAGGTGAAGAAGTTTTTTGTACGTCTTTTTCATGTTAGTTATATAAGTAATCGATTCGATTTTAATTCACTTTTCAAAATAGTTAATTTTAGAGTTAAATGATATTATTTATTTGAATAAATCAAAAAAATGATAGGAGAAAGGTGTTTTAAATGGATAATATTATTTAGATAAATATGAATAGAAGTGTATATTTGATGAATATAATCAGTATAAAACTTTTTAACGAAACATTAATATTTAATTAGGATGAGGAGAAATTTTACAGCAGCAGGCTCTGATTTAGAAAGCTTATTAAATGATACAGAAAAACAATGTTTGTATTTTAAAAAAGCGGCCTCATCTCAAACATTAGAAGTTGCTATTCTAACACCAAGTGGAATGACAGCTTTGGGAGCTCTAGAAGTTGCAAAATTAATGGAAGTAGTCACCAAACATTTTGCTGATGCAGAAATGGAATTTGAATTTGGTGAATGTCAAGGCAGTGAGTATTGCGTTGAAGTGGCTTGGTAATTTTTTAAGGAACAATATTATACTATACAGATGGCTAAGAAGATACTTATTATTGACGACGAGAAAAGTATACGTTATACACTTCGAGAGATTTTAGAATTCGAAGATTATGAGGTCGATGAAGCAAAAGACGGGGAGGAAGCACTTGAGAAACTTGTTGTAAATAATTATGATGTTGCTTTGTGTGATGTAAAGATGCCTAAAAAAGATGGTATTGAAGTTCTAACAAAAGCAATGGAAATGGGGAAAGCTCCTCAATTTATTATGATCTCTGCACATGCAAATATTGATATTGCTGTAGATGCTACTAAAAAAGGAGCTTTTGATTTTATTTCTAAACCACCCGATTTAAATAGATTACTTTTAGCAGTAAGAAATGCTTTAGATAAATCTTCTTTAGTTCAAGAAACTAAGGTACTTAAAAAGCAAGTAGCTAAAAAATATGATATCATTGGTGAAACAGAACCTGTTTTGCAAATGAAAGAAACTATAGAAAAAGTAGCTCCGACGGAAGCAAGAGTTTTAGTAACTGGACCAAATGGTGCTGGTAAAGAATTAGTTGCACGTTGGTTACATGGTAAAAGCCCTAGATCTAAACAACAACTTGTTGAAGTAAATTGTGCGGCAATACCTTCTGAGTTAATTGAAAGTGAACTTTTTGGTCATGAAAAAGGATCTTTTACTTCTGCTCATAAGCAACGAATAGGTAAATTTGAACAGGCCAATGAAGGAACTCTATTCTTAGATGAAATTGGTGATATGAGTTTATCTGCACAAGCTAAAGTTTTACGTGCTTTGCAAGAAAATCGAATTACTAGAGTAGGTGGAGATAAAGAAATTAAGGTTAATGTTAGAGTTGTTGCGGCAACAAATAAAGACCTTAAAACGATGATTAAATCAGGAGATTTTAGAGAAGATTTGTATCATAGATTAAGTGTAATTGTTATTAAAGTACCTTCTTTAGCAGAACGTAAAGAAGATATTCCTTTATTAGTGAAGAAGTTCTTAAAAGATATTGCTGGAGAATATGGTCGCCCTGAAACCAAAATCACAGATGATGCTCTAGATAAAATGAAAGAGCCTGGTTGGACAGGCAATATTAGGGAGTTGCGTAATGTTGTTGAAAGACTTACAATTATGAGTCCTACAGAAATTACAAAGGATGATGTAGAGCGATACGCTTTCTTATAGAACATTAAAAAAGAGAAAAACGACATTTAGGTGTCGTTTTTTTTATGTCTTACAATCTGTTTTGTTTAAAAGGATTAATATTCAAACCTGTTGTCTAAATTTTTGATAAATAAAGAAGTAAGTTCAATTTTAGATGCATAATTACCTCATTTTTATTCATAACATTGCGCTAACAAAAACAAGAGACAGGTTACTGTCATTAATTACTGTATAAATAAACCTAATTACTGTTATGAATTTATTTAAAAACGTGCTGGTATTAGCCGCAATGGTTTTAGTATCAATTACTACTATGGCACAAGAGTCAAAACCTAAACAAACAGGAGGAGCAAATTTTAGTGGTCCAGGTACATTAAATATCGGATTTACATCTGGTTTTAGTAACAATACCCTTGGTGTACAAGCAGATTATGAAATTGCACAACTAGGTCAAGATTTTACTGTTGGTGCTTCTTTAGCATATCAATCTTGGCAAAACCATGATGATAAAAATAATTCATTAGCAGTAGGCGCTAGATTTAGATGGTATGCTGATAGAGTATTAAATATTACCCATCCAAAATGGGATGTTTTTGCTAGTGGTGATATCGGATTTAATATTGGAGCACCTAATGCACTATGGTGGGGTATTGGTATTGGAGGAAAATACCATATTAATGAAAAAATTGGATTACAAGCAATTATTGGAAGTGGTGCACAAATAGGTATCCACTTTAATATTTAATATTTGTATAAAGTACAATTATAAATACTTGATAGTCATGTTCTTATTGAAAAAGAGAGCATGACTATTTTTTATATTCAATGTTTTTCTCTCAAAAATCTAATTTCATTATGAAATGATGTGAAAAATCATCAAAGTGTGAGTAAAATCAACTTGTTACATTCATTTGAAATTGTAATTTTGTGCATTGTAAGAAAAGTTG
This region includes:
- a CDS encoding sigma-54-dependent transcriptional regulator, giving the protein MAKKILIIDDEKSIRYTLREILEFEDYEVDEAKDGEEALEKLVVNNYDVALCDVKMPKKDGIEVLTKAMEMGKAPQFIMISAHANIDIAVDATKKGAFDFISKPPDLNRLLLAVRNALDKSSLVQETKVLKKQVAKKYDIIGETEPVLQMKETIEKVAPTEARVLVTGPNGAGKELVARWLHGKSPRSKQQLVEVNCAAIPSELIESELFGHEKGSFTSAHKQRIGKFEQANEGTLFLDEIGDMSLSAQAKVLRALQENRITRVGGDKEIKVNVRVVAATNKDLKTMIKSGDFREDLYHRLSVIVIKVPSLAERKEDIPLLVKKFLKDIAGEYGRPETKITDDALDKMKEPGWTGNIRELRNVVERLTIMSPTEITKDDVERYAFL